The Sulfitobacter indolifex genome contains the following window.
GGTGGTGAATGGCACGCAGGTGAAAATCTACGCATGGTACGACAATGAAATGGGCTATGCGCACCGTTTGGTTGACGTAGCGCTGATGGTCGGGGCAAGTCTGTGAGCCAGAGCGCGACCCGCCCCGAGGGGCTTTCGGCCTATATCGCGGTCACGGCGGCCTATTGGGCCTTTATGCTGACCGACGGCGCGTTGCGCATGTTGGTGCTGCTGCACTTTCACCGGCTTGGCTTTTCGCCCGTGCAACTGGCCTATCTCTTTGTGCTTTATGAGATCGCGGGCGTTGTTACCAACCTTTGCGCGGGCTGGATCGCGGCGCGGTTCGGGCTGGCCTCGACGCTTTATGCGGGGCTGGGCTTGCAGATCGTGGCGCTGCTGGCGCTGGCGCAGCTTGATCCGTCTTGGGCGGTCGGTGCCTCGGTGGTGTTCGTCATGTTGGTGCAAGGGGCGAGCGGGGTGGCCAAGGATTTGGCCAAAATGTCTTCTAAATCCGCCGTCAAGCTGCTTGCCCCGGCTGAGGGTGGCGGGTTGTTCCGCTGGGTGGCGCTGCTGACCGGGTCCAAGAACATGGTTAAGGGTCTGGGCTTCCTGTTGGGGGCCGCGTTGCTGGCCACGCTCGGCTTTGTCTGGGCCGTGCTGGGCATGGCGGCAATCCTTGCGCTGATCCTGATCGCCGTACTGACCGCCATGCCGCCCGGTCTGCCCAAGGGCCGCAAGGGCGCGAAGTTCTCCGAAGTCTTCTCCAAATCCGCCAATGTGAACTGGCTGAGCGCGGCAAGGGTGTTTCTGTTTGGCGCGCGGGATGTTTGGTTCGTGGTGGGCATCCCCATCTACTTTTACGCGATCCTGTCGGACGGCACGGAAGAAAGCAACCGCGCGGCGTTCTTCATGATCGGCACCTTCATGGCGGTCTGGGTGATCCTTTATGGCTTGGTGCAGATCTATGCGCCGCGCTTGTTACGCGCCAAATCCCGACCTGCGGGTGAGTTGGTCTTAGCCGCGAAGGGCTGGGCGTGGGCATTGGTCGCCGTGCCTGCGGCGCTGACACTCGCCGCGCTGTTTAGCGACGGACCGCAGGACTGGCTGACCGCCACACTGGTCATCGGCCTGCTGGCCTTTGGCGCGGTCTTTGCGGTGAACTCTTCCCTGCACTCCTACCTCATCCTGTCCTTCACCAAGGCCGAGCGGGTGACGATGGATGTGGGGTTCTACTACATGGCCAATGCCGCCGGGCGGCTGTTGGGCACGTTGATGTCGGGGCTGAGCTATCAAATCGGTGGGCTGCCCCTGATGCTGGGGGCGGCGGCGATCATGGTGGCCCTGTCGGCGCTGTTGGTCGGATTCTTGAAACCCGACCAGAACTAATTGAGGGTCACCCTGCTTTGCTGGCGCGACCGTTGCTTTGATCGACCTGCGCATAGGCGTTCATCGCCGCAACTGCGCCCGCGTCCCAGATCAGCGTGAGCCAAGCAACAAAAGCATCACGGAAGGCTTCGGCCTGCGCCAGATCACCGTAAAGGCGGTCCTGCTCTAGCCACGCTTCGGGCCGTTCTCGCGCGGCCTGCGCCACGGATTGCAACTCATCCCATATCGGGTCATTCGCCACGATCTCGCTGCCGTTTTCGCGCGTGCCGGCACACATCCGCGCCCAGAGTGCTTCGACCAAGGCCAAGCCGGTGACTGAACGCCCCGCCGCCAGTTGATCCCGCAAGATCGGCAGAACAAACCCCGTGTGCCGTGCAGAACCATCAAATGCGACGCGGCGCGTCGTGTCGACGATGCGCGGGTTCGAGAACCGCTGCTCGATCAACTCAAGGTATGCCAGTGGCGTCATGCCGGGCACCGGGGCGACTGTCTGGGTGATCTCTTCGGCCTGCACGCGGTGGAACATCGCGCGGATCGCCGGATGCGCCATAGTGGCCGAAATCGTCTCGATCCCCAGCACCTCACCGACATTGGCCAAAACCTGATGGCCCGCGTTGAGGATGCGAATTTTCATCTTCTCATAGGCATGCACATCGTCCGAGAAGGTGGCCCCCACCTGATCCCAATTGGGGCGGCCTGCGCAGAAATCGTCTTCGATCACCCATTGGCGGAAGGCTTCATGCGTCACCGGAGCCGCGTCGTTCACGCCAAACTCCCGCGCCTGCGCAATCTCGGCAGGGCCGGTGGCCGGAGCGATGCAATCGACCATGGAGTTGGGGAAACTGGCGTTCGCTTCGATCCAATCGGCCAGCGCCGGGTCGGACAGCCGCGCGAGGAAAACGATCGCTTGGCGCAGGATATCACCATTGCCTTGCAGGTTGTCGCAGCTCAGCCCGGTGAACGGCCCCTGCCCGGCATCGCGCCGCAGACGGAGTGCGGCGACAATGGCCCCAAAGGCCGTGCGCGGGGTTTCAGGGTTCGCTGCGTCATGGACGATATCAGCGTGGCCCGCATCAAAGCCTTTGCTCACCGGATCAATGTAATAGCCGCTTTCGGTCACCGTCAGCCCGACGATGCGAATGGCCGGATCAGCCATGGCACGGATCAACGCGCCGTTACCCTCTTCGATGGGGAGGTAGTCGATCATGGAGCCCACGACCTCAGCCGAGGTTTGCGCCGGGTCGAGTTCAATCAGCGTTGTCAGGCAATCCTGCGCCAAAAGCTTCTCGCGCATCGCCGCATCATAGGGGCGCACGCCAGCGCCAAGGATCGCCCAATCATGTGCCTGCCCGTTCTGCATCAAACGGTGCAGATACCACGCCTGATGCGCACGGTGGAAATTGCCCACGCCGATATGCACGATGCCGGGCGTCAGGGCGCTGCGATCATAGGTGGGGCGTGCGATGTCGAGATCGCCGAGCGTCGCGTTTGAGAGGTCTACCAATTTATCCATGATCCACATCCTTGTAGGGCCGCGCACCGGGGAAAGGGTGCGGGGGTCGGCCTGTCGTTCCTGCCGCTTGCATTACTCGACCCGAAGGCCTTGCGAATCGAAACGGTGCAGCTTGTCCGCCTGCGGGGTGAGGAAAATCCGGTCGCCATGTTTCACCGGCAGCTCCCCATCCACGCGCACGGTCATCGCGTCACAGCCCGCGACACCGTGGATGTGCAAGAAGGTGTCAGAACCCAGATGCTCGGCCACGCCGATGGTGCCCTCCCACGCGCCCTCGGTCGTGGAGACGTCAAAATGCTCGGGCCGGATGCCGATGGTTGGCGCGCCGCGCGCTTCGGCTTCGGCACCTTTGATGAGGTTCATCTTGGGCGAGCCGATGAAACCCGCGACGAATTCATTGCGCGGCTTGTAGTAAAGCTCCAGCGGGGTGCCGACCTGTTCGATATAGCCTGCGCGCAGCACGACGATCTTATCGGCCATGGTCATCGCTTCGACCTGATCGTGGGTGACGTAGATCATCGTCGTGGCCAGCCGCTTGTGCAGCTCGCTGATTTCCAGACGCATCCCCACCCGCAGCGCGGCGTCGAGGTTCGACAGTGGCTCGTCGAACAGGAACGCCGACGGCTCCCGCACGATGGCACGGCCAATGGCCACACGCTGGCGCTGGCCGCCTGACAGTTGGCCCGGACGACGGTCAAGGTAGTCGGTCAAGTTCAGCGCTTTGGCAGCCGCTTCGATCCGACGGTTCTGTTCATCCGCAGGCAGCCCAGCCATCTTCATTGGAAAGGCGATGTTTTTGCGCACCGACATATGCGGGTAAAGCGCGTAGGATTGGAACACCATAGCCAGTCCGCGTTTCGCGGGCGGCACATGGGTCGCATCCGTGCCGTCGATGTCGATGTGGCCCGAGGTGATATCCTCCAACCCCGCGATCAGCCGCAGCAATGTGGATTTCCCGCAACCCGAGGGGCCGACGAAGACGGTGAATTCGCCGTCTTCGATGGTCAGGTCAAGGGGCGGAATGACCTGCACGTCGCCGAAGCTTTTGGAAACCTGATTGAGTTTGATTTGTCCCATGTGACTGTCCCTTACTTACTTGACTGCGCCGAATGTCAGGCCGCTGACAAGCTGCTTCTGGCTGAACCAGCCGAGGATGAGGATTGGCGCGATGGCCATGGTGGAGGCCGCGCTGAGTTTCGCGTAGAAAAGGCCTTCGGGGCTGGAATAGCTCGCGATAAAGGCGGTGAGCGGTGCGGCCTTGGCCGCGGTGAGGTTGAGCGTCCAGAAGGCTTCGTTCCATGCGAGGATGAAGTTCAGCAAGAGCGTGGAGGCAATGCCGGGGATCGCCATCGGCGTGAGGACATAGAGCACCTCTTCACGCAGGCCCGCCCCATCCATCCGTGCCGCTTCCAAGATTTCACCGGGGATTTCGCGGAAGTAGGTGTAGAGCATCCAGACGATGATCGGCAGGTTGATCAGCATCAAGATGATGACCAAAGCGATCTTGCTGTCGAGCACGCCAAACTGGATGCAGAGCAGGTAAATCGGGTAGAGCACGCCAACCGCTGGCAGCATCTTGGTCGAGAGCATCCAAAGCAGGATGTCCTTGGTCCGCTTGCCAGGCACAAAGGCCATCGACCATGCGGCAGGCACCGCGATCAAGATGCCAAGAACAGTCGAGCCCCCGGCGATGATGATCGAGTTCCACAAGAAGCGACCGTAGTTGGACCGCTCAAGAACCGCCTCGTAGTTGGCCAGCGTCCAATCAAAGCCGAGGAAGATTGGCGGATCGGCGATGGCCTGCGCCTCGGTCTTGAAGCTGGTGAGGATGGTCCAAAGGATGGGGAAGAAGATCAGGAAACCGATGCCCCATGCGATGGCCGTGTTGACGATCTTGCGTTGCTTTGTGACTGCGCGTGCCATGATGTCTCCTCCTCAGGCGTCCAGGTTCTTGCCGACGATGCGCATCAAGAAGATGGCAACGATATTGGCGAGAATGATTGCATAGACACCGCCTGCCGATCCGAGGCCGATGTTCTGGCTTTCCAGCACGCGCTGGAAGATGAGATAGGTCAGTGTTTTGGTCCCAAAGGCACCGCCTGTGGTCACGAAAATCTCCGCAAAGATCGACAAGAGGAAGATCGTCTGGATCAAGATCACCACGGTGATCGCGCGGCCCAGATGCGGCAGGGTGATATAGGCGAAACGTTTGCTCGCGGGGGCGCCGTCCATCTCAGCAGCGTCCAACTGCTCGCGGTCAAGCGACTGGATCGCGGTAAGCAGGATCAGCGTCGCAAAGGGCAGCCACTGCCATGACACGATGATAGTGATCGAGGTCAGCGAGGCTTGGCTCATCCATTGCACCGGGGTCGCCCCGAAGAATTCCCAAAGGTAGGCAAAAAGCCCGTAGTTCGGGTCCATGAACATGTTCTTCCACACCAGCGCCGAGACGGTGGGCATGACAAAGAAGGGCGCGATCACGAGGATGCGGACAAAGCCCTGCCCCCACATCGGCTGGTTCAGGAGAATGGCAAGCACAATGCCAAGGCAAACAGTAATCGCCAGCACACCGCCGACGATAATGAGGGTGGTCATCACCGAGGGCCAGAAGGCGCTCGAGGTGACGAAACGCACGTAGTTGTCGAACCCCACCCAGCCCAGATCACCGCCGCGCATCGGCAGGTATTTCTTGAACGAGAAATAGAGCGTCATGGTCAGCGGGATGAGCATCCATCCAAGGAGCAAGACCACCGCAGGGGCCATCATCAGGCGTGCCGCTGATCGGGAATGTTGGGTAGCCATCGGGCACATCTCCTCTGCAGGCGGCGGATGCCGCGTTTAGGTGAAGGGTATCATATCAGGTGGTGGGGCGGAAAAGGGCGGCGGTATCCGCCGCCCTTTGTGCCGATGAAGCGGCGGCTTAGCGGTAGCCGGCGGCTTCCATTGCGTCATTGGTCAGGGCTTGTGCCTTCTCAAGCGCCTCTTCGACGGTCTGTTGACCGGCATAGGCGGCAGAGAACTCTTGGCTCACGTCTGTCGCGATGCCCGCAAACTCAGGGATCGCCGCGAACTGAACACCGACATAAGGCGTCGGATCAACGGTGGAGTTCTCAGGATCAGCCGAAAGGATCGAGTCGAGCGTCATCTGTGCGAAGGGCACTTTCTGGTACTCGGGGTTCTCATAAAGCGACTTGCGCGCGCCGGGAGGGACGTTTGCCCAACCTTCGTTCTCGGCAACCAATTCGATATAGTCTTTCGAGGTGGCCCATTCGATGAACTCTTTCGCGGCATCTTCTTTCTGAGTGCCCGCCGGGATCGCCAGCGCCCATGCCCAGAGCCAGTTGGAACGTTTGCCAAGACCTGTGTCCGGTGCCAGCGCAAAACCAACCTTGTCGGCCACGGTGGAATCTTCACCGTTGGTCACGAAGGACGCTGCCACTGTGGCGTCGATCCACATGCCGCATTTGCCCTGCTGGAACATCGAGAGGTTCTCGTTGAAGCCGTTGGAGGCGTAGCCCGCCGGGCCGCTTTCATCCATCAAGTCTTTGTAAAAGTTAATCGTGTTGGCCCAAGCCTCGGTGTCGAACTGGGCGTTCCAGTCTTCGTCGAACCAGCGCGCACCGAAGGAGTTGGACATCGCCGTGATCAACGCGCCGCCCTCGCCCCAACCGGCCTTGCCGCGCAGGCAGATGCCGTTGATGTCGTTTTCACGGTCGGTCATGGCAGCCGCGGCTTCGCGGATGAATTCCCATGTCGGGTCTTTCGGCATTTCCATGCCGGCTTTCTCCATCAGGTCCGTGCGGTACATGATCATGGAGCTTTCGCCATAGAAAGGTGCGGCGTAAAGCGTGCCTTCGTGGCTCAGACCACCGGCCATGGCGGGCAGGATATCGTCTGCGTCATAGTCCTCGCTGAGGTCGTCCAGCGGCACCAGCCAGCCGTTCGCCCCCCAGATCGGCGTTTCATACATGCCGATGGTCATGATGTCGAAAGAGCCGCCCTTGGTCGAGATGTCGGTGGTGACGCGCTGGCGCAGCACGTTTTCTTCCAACGTGACCCACTCCACTTCGTGGCCGGTCTCTTCGGTGAATTTGTCGGTGTAGCCTTGCATGCGGATCATATCGCCGTTGTTCACGGTGGCGATGGTGATCGTTTCGGCAAAAGCGCCGCCGCCCATGATCAAGGACATGGCCGTCGCGGCTTGCAATGATTTATTCGAGAACATCGATAGTTCCTCCCTCTATAGATGATGAAGCAAGACTAGCGATCCACATAACGCGCAGTCAACTTAAATTTTACGCGCGTTAATTAATTTTGAGGCAACTTGCGAACTCAAGGGGTTACGCAGAGGCCCGCATCACCAGCTTGCCCTCAAATAACGTCTCTTCTCGTTCAGACAGTCGCGTTTCGCTTTCGATAATCCGGAACAAGGTGCTGGCCGCACGATTCGCGATGGCGCCATAATCCTGTGCGATGGTGGTCAGCGGCGGGCAGGTGTAGCGCGAGAACGGGTGGTCATCCTGCCCCGCGATCCGCATGGTGCAATCCTTGCCGTGGCCAACCCGCAGACCCAGCTCATACGCCGCCGATAGCATCCCGATGGCCAACCGGTCGTTCGAGCACAGCACTGTATCCGTCTCAAACGCCCCTGCTGAAATCAGCTTCCCGCCCTCGGTCGCGCCAATCTCTTCGAAATTCCATCCCTCGCCCGGCACTTGATGGATATGCGGTGCAAAACCGTGCCGCTCCATCGCCTCAAGATAAGCCTGACGGCGCTTATTGGCATTGGGGTTGCTGGGGGTTCTCATCTCGAAAAAGCAGGGCGGCTCTCCGCTGCGGCACAGATATTCGACGATCAATTCGACACTTTGAAAGTTATCAGTCCCGACGAAAGCCTCGCAAGCCCCTTCGACAGTCGCGTCAAATGTGACCACGGGCACGTCCTTACAGAAGCGCTCAATCGCCCCTCGGTCTGAGGCCTTGCCGAACGGCGCCAACAGCACGCCCGCAGGTTTCAGCGCCCGAAGCGAGTCCAGATTGGCCCGTTCCTGCGCCGGGTTGCCGTGCGAACTGAGCAAGATCGGGCTATACCCTGCAGCCAGACAGGCCAGCTCCACCTCGCGGCCAATCTCGGAAAAGAACGGGTCCGCGAGGTTGGGCACGACAACGCCGATGTTGCGGGTTTTGCGGCGGTTCTGGTTCACGGCATAGACGTTGGGGCGATAGTCATGCTGGCTCAGCGCCGTCTCGATCCGCTCTCGGGTAGAACGGCGCACGCTGTCGGGATCGTTAAAGTATTTCGACAGCGTGGGCCGGGAAATGCCACTTACTGCGGCAAATTCCTCCATATTGCGGATCTTCTGCTGGCCCATCTTAACCCTCCCTTGACGAAACGCTGCGCGCGTAAACTAAAGTCAATATAGGGATAAGTTTGCTTAGCCAGCAAGAGCGTTGATTGCGGCAGGCCTTTCACAGCTCAGGCATCACCTGTGAAAAACCGCCGCTTGCCCCTGCCCCCGACGGATTTAGCCAGACTTGCCAGACTGTGCCGCTGCCCGCGCAAGCGCTTCGATCCCGGCCCAATCCTGGGCGTCGATCAGGTTTTTCGGGGCCACCCAACTGCCCCCGGCGCAGAGCACATTTGGCAAGCTCAGGTAGCTTTCTACGTTCTCGGGACTGACCCCGCCGGTCGGGCAGAAAGTGATCTGCGGAAGCGGCGCGCCAATGGCCTTGACTGCTGGTGCCCCGCCAGAGGCTTCGGCGGGAAAGAACTTCAGCATGTCATAGCCGCGCTCCAGTAGCCGCATCGCCTCGCTCGCCGTGGCGGCTCCGGGCAGCAGTGGCAGGTCTTCTTCCTCACAGGCCGCGATCAGCGCGTCGGTGGCACCGGGTGAAACGCCAAAGGTCGCCCCTGCCCGTTTCGCCGCGCGCACATCTTCAGGAGTGATCAGCGTCCCCGCCCCCACATGCCCGCCCGCGACCTCAGCCATGGCCGCAATCGCGTCGAGGGCGGCAGGCGTGCGCAGGGTGACTTCCAACGCAGGCAGCCCCCCGGCAACCAGCGCCTCGGCCAATGCGCGGGCGTGGACCGCGTCTTCGATCACCAAAACGGGCACGATCGGGGCGAGCGCGCAGATTTCACGGGTGCGACGGCTGGCGTCTTTTGCAGTAAGGGTCATCGATCAACCTCCAAAAATGGTTGCGCCGGTGGTGGCGGAACCGACAGTGTTGCGGAACATTTCGAACAACTCGCGCCCCGTCCCTGCGTGATAGGCCGAAAGGTCCGCCGTGACGTTGGGACGGTCCTCGAACCCATCGGCCAGCACGTCGAGCGTGCCCGCCACCGCGTCAACGCGCAGCAGATCA
Protein-coding sequences here:
- the arsJ gene encoding organoarsenical effux MFS transporter ArsJ, with amino-acid sequence MSQSATRPEGLSAYIAVTAAYWAFMLTDGALRMLVLLHFHRLGFSPVQLAYLFVLYEIAGVVTNLCAGWIAARFGLASTLYAGLGLQIVALLALAQLDPSWAVGASVVFVMLVQGASGVAKDLAKMSSKSAVKLLAPAEGGGLFRWVALLTGSKNMVKGLGFLLGAALLATLGFVWAVLGMAAILALILIAVLTAMPPGLPKGRKGAKFSEVFSKSANVNWLSAARVFLFGARDVWFVVGIPIYFYAILSDGTEESNRAAFFMIGTFMAVWVILYGLVQIYAPRLLRAKSRPAGELVLAAKGWAWALVAVPAALTLAALFSDGPQDWLTATLVIGLLAFGAVFAVNSSLHSYLILSFTKAERVTMDVGFYYMANAAGRLLGTLMSGLSYQIGGLPLMLGAAAIMVALSALLVGFLKPDQN
- a CDS encoding mannitol dehydrogenase family protein, whose amino-acid sequence is MDKLVDLSNATLGDLDIARPTYDRSALTPGIVHIGVGNFHRAHQAWYLHRLMQNGQAHDWAILGAGVRPYDAAMREKLLAQDCLTTLIELDPAQTSAEVVGSMIDYLPIEEGNGALIRAMADPAIRIVGLTVTESGYYIDPVSKGFDAGHADIVHDAANPETPRTAFGAIVAALRLRRDAGQGPFTGLSCDNLQGNGDILRQAIVFLARLSDPALADWIEANASFPNSMVDCIAPATGPAEIAQAREFGVNDAAPVTHEAFRQWVIEDDFCAGRPNWDQVGATFSDDVHAYEKMKIRILNAGHQVLANVGEVLGIETISATMAHPAIRAMFHRVQAEEITQTVAPVPGMTPLAYLELIEQRFSNPRIVDTTRRVAFDGSARHTGFVLPILRDQLAAGRSVTGLALVEALWARMCAGTRENGSEIVANDPIWDELQSVAQAARERPEAWLEQDRLYGDLAQAEAFRDAFVAWLTLIWDAGAVAAMNAYAQVDQSNGRASKAG
- a CDS encoding ABC transporter ATP-binding protein, with the translated sequence MGQIKLNQVSKSFGDVQVIPPLDLTIEDGEFTVFVGPSGCGKSTLLRLIAGLEDITSGHIDIDGTDATHVPPAKRGLAMVFQSYALYPHMSVRKNIAFPMKMAGLPADEQNRRIEAAAKALNLTDYLDRRPGQLSGGQRQRVAIGRAIVREPSAFLFDEPLSNLDAALRVGMRLEISELHKRLATTMIYVTHDQVEAMTMADKIVVLRAGYIEQVGTPLELYYKPRNEFVAGFIGSPKMNLIKGAEAEARGAPTIGIRPEHFDVSTTEGAWEGTIGVAEHLGSDTFLHIHGVAGCDAMTVRVDGELPVKHGDRIFLTPQADKLHRFDSQGLRVE
- a CDS encoding carbohydrate ABC transporter permease, which translates into the protein MARAVTKQRKIVNTAIAWGIGFLIFFPILWTILTSFKTEAQAIADPPIFLGFDWTLANYEAVLERSNYGRFLWNSIIIAGGSTVLGILIAVPAAWSMAFVPGKRTKDILLWMLSTKMLPAVGVLYPIYLLCIQFGVLDSKIALVIILMLINLPIIVWMLYTYFREIPGEILEAARMDGAGLREEVLYVLTPMAIPGIASTLLLNFILAWNEAFWTLNLTAAKAAPLTAFIASYSSPEGLFYAKLSAASTMAIAPILILGWFSQKQLVSGLTFGAVK
- a CDS encoding carbohydrate ABC transporter permease translates to MATQHSRSAARLMMAPAVVLLLGWMLIPLTMTLYFSFKKYLPMRGGDLGWVGFDNYVRFVTSSAFWPSVMTTLIIVGGVLAITVCLGIVLAILLNQPMWGQGFVRILVIAPFFVMPTVSALVWKNMFMDPNYGLFAYLWEFFGATPVQWMSQASLTSITIIVSWQWLPFATLILLTAIQSLDREQLDAAEMDGAPASKRFAYITLPHLGRAITVVILIQTIFLLSIFAEIFVTTGGAFGTKTLTYLIFQRVLESQNIGLGSAGGVYAIILANIVAIFLMRIVGKNLDA
- a CDS encoding ABC transporter substrate-binding protein yields the protein MFSNKSLQAATAMSLIMGGGAFAETITIATVNNGDMIRMQGYTDKFTEETGHEVEWVTLEENVLRQRVTTDISTKGGSFDIMTIGMYETPIWGANGWLVPLDDLSEDYDADDILPAMAGGLSHEGTLYAAPFYGESSMIMYRTDLMEKAGMEMPKDPTWEFIREAAAAMTDRENDINGICLRGKAGWGEGGALITAMSNSFGARWFDEDWNAQFDTEAWANTINFYKDLMDESGPAGYASNGFNENLSMFQQGKCGMWIDATVAASFVTNGEDSTVADKVGFALAPDTGLGKRSNWLWAWALAIPAGTQKEDAAKEFIEWATSKDYIELVAENEGWANVPPGARKSLYENPEYQKVPFAQMTLDSILSADPENSTVDPTPYVGVQFAAIPEFAGIATDVSQEFSAAYAGQQTVEEALEKAQALTNDAMEAAGYR
- a CDS encoding LacI family DNA-binding transcriptional regulator produces the protein MGQQKIRNMEEFAAVSGISRPTLSKYFNDPDSVRRSTRERIETALSQHDYRPNVYAVNQNRRKTRNIGVVVPNLADPFFSEIGREVELACLAAGYSPILLSSHGNPAQERANLDSLRALKPAGVLLAPFGKASDRGAIERFCKDVPVVTFDATVEGACEAFVGTDNFQSVELIVEYLCRSGEPPCFFEMRTPSNPNANKRRQAYLEAMERHGFAPHIHQVPGEGWNFEEIGATEGGKLISAGAFETDTVLCSNDRLAIGMLSAAYELGLRVGHGKDCTMRIAGQDDHPFSRYTCPPLTTIAQDYGAIANRAASTLFRIIESETRLSEREETLFEGKLVMRASA
- the eda gene encoding bifunctional 4-hydroxy-2-oxoglutarate aldolase/2-dehydro-3-deoxy-phosphogluconate aldolase — protein: MTLTAKDASRRTREICALAPIVPVLVIEDAVHARALAEALVAGGLPALEVTLRTPAALDAIAAMAEVAGGHVGAGTLITPEDVRAAKRAGATFGVSPGATDALIAACEEEDLPLLPGAATASEAMRLLERGYDMLKFFPAEASGGAPAVKAIGAPLPQITFCPTGGVSPENVESYLSLPNVLCAGGSWVAPKNLIDAQDWAGIEALARAAAQSGKSG